From Salvelinus fontinalis isolate EN_2023a chromosome 37, ASM2944872v1, whole genome shotgun sequence, the proteins below share one genomic window:
- the ret gene encoding proto-oncogene tyrosine-protein kinase receptor Ret, which yields MGQTCALSVGNIVLVLLLLCEGSVGLYFPQNQYKETVYVGQSAGTPVLQVHAMVESDSQRPHFYLCYLRPPTYAPWFHLDETTGILSMNKTLEWSDFDSAYKFWKLPLSVIAATRPLKKFLCGLSHPTVQVSLTFINDTAPPCGQTRPELKKLCFPDKDLSSHIKENRFPGALRQLRQLTRLNVCPNYTISYSVESDVPAPFAVTDNTTELVVTAPLDREERETYSPMLICTVQTDTMIDTFFVTLHINVYDEDDNAPYVSGTGTEDVVLEFDRKQGSSFGNLLVYDRDTTPRYPKSQSQNRFVGNVMTNDSWIDEMFAIEYSFKEEKAIFGNVRGTVHEFRLALKKNLSVTENRTFQLDYLVNDTTYPRPEGTVMLHYNITILPVPIHFTNVTYLFALTRRANVYSQVGRICVDNSLKFQGINVTYRLAVAEKTENVSDDVQSCYAAISIAQSLKDMVGVLYVNDTEALRRPECQDLQYVVIAQEQQNLLQASTQILIVLDSDIDKQGLEDQRFLSCAKGRQRGDCENIRGLGATTGRCQWRQGSAKGISESYSTCSPDLRTCPDGFCDAVESKDASICPQDCTLEPVIGGHEKGIPSGIRAGHGTCYCYSEKCFCEKDDVEEAMCDEVCKTVIATAVLLSFIVSILLSSYFIHRYHKNSPKPPITSAEMTFRRPAQSYPISYSANNMRRGSLDSMENQVAIDTFKIPEDPKWEFPRKNLVLGKTLGEGEFGKVVKATAFRLKGKAGYTTVAVKMLKDHASHSELRDLLSEFTLLKQVNHPHVIKMYGACSQDGPMYLIVEYAKYGSLRNFLRESRKVGPSYMSGNDANRNSSYLENPDERALTMGDLISFTWQISRGMQYLAEMKLVHRDLAARNVLVAEGRKMKISDFGLSRDVYEEDSYVKRSKGRIPVKWMAIESLFDHIYTTQSDVWSFGVLLWEIVTLGGNPYPGIAPERLFNLLKTGYRMEKPENCTEEMYNLMLRCWKQESNKRPIFIDISKELEKMMVKNRDYLDLAASTPADTLLYDDALSEEDTPLVDSNNAPLPRTIPSTWIENKLYGMSYPNWPEKSPVLLNRLDATNPVFTRYANDSVYANWMALPSPAKIVDKLDS from the exons ATGGGGCAAACGTGTGCTTTATCTGTGGGAAACATCGTTTTGGTCCTCCTGCTGTTGTGTGAAG GGTCAGTTGGGCTCTACTTCCCCCAGAATCAGTACAAGGAGACTGTGTACGTCGGGCAGTCTGCAGGGACACCCGTGCTCCAGGTCCACGCCATGGTGGAGAGCGACTCTCAACGGCCCCACTTCTACCTGTGCTACCTGAGGCCTCCAACCTATGCCCCGTGGTTCCACCTGGATGAGACCACAGGGATACTCTCCATGAATAAGACCCTGGAGTGGAGCGACTTTGACTCTGCAT ACAAGTTTTGGAAGCTTCCGCTGAGTGTCATTGCTGCGACCAGACCATTGAAGAAGTTCCTCTGTGGCCTCAGCCACCCCACCGTACAAGTCAGCCTGACCTTCATCAATGACACGGCGCCACCGTGtggccagaccagaccagagctgAAGAAACTATGCTTCCCTGACAAAGACCTGAGCTCCCACATTAAGGAGAACAGGTTCCCCGGGGCCCTCCGCCAGCTCAGACAGCTCACCAGGCTTAACGTCTGCCCCAACTACACCATCTCCTACAGTGTAGAATCCG ATGTTCCAGCCCCATTCGCTGTGACTGACAACACCACTGAGTTGGTAGTGACTGCCCCATTGGACCGCGAGGAGAGGGAGACATACAGTCCCATGCTGATCTGCACAGTGCAGACTGACACGATGATAGACACCTTTTTTGTTACACTGCATATCAACGTCTACGACGAGGACGACAATGCACCTTATGTCAGTGGAACAGGCACAGAGGACGTGGTGCTGGAATTTGATCGCAAGCAG GGAAGTTCTTTTGGCAACTTGCTTGTCTATGATAGAGACACAACACCCAGGTATCCCAAATCCCAGAGTCAGAACAGATTTGTCGGAAATGTGATGACCAATGACTCATGGATAGACGAAATGTTCGCCATAGAGTACTCTTTCAAAGAAGAGAAGGCCATTTTTGGCAACGTCCGAGGCACTGTTCATGAGTTCC GACTTGCACTGAAGAAGAATTTGTCTGTAACCGAGAATAGGACCTTCCAGCTGGATTACCTGGTCAATGACACTACATACCCCCGTCCAGAGGGAACTGTGATGCTGCACTACAATATCACCATCTTACCTGTCCCCATCCACTTCACCAATGTGACATACCTCTTCGCCCTAACACGTAGAGCTAATGTCTACTCCCAG GTCGGTAGGATTTGTGTGGACAACAGCCTGAAGTTCCAGGGCATCAATGTCACATACCGGCTAGCAGTagcagagaagacagagaatgtGTCCGACGACGTACAGTCATGCTACGCTGCGATTAGCATTGCACAGAGCCTCAAGGACATGGTGGGGGTGCTATATGTGAACGACACAGAGGCGCTTCGCAGGCCAGAGTGCCAGGACCTGCAGTATGTGGTTATTGCTCAAGAGCAACAGAATCTGCTGCAGGCTAGCACTCAGATCCTCATTGTGCTCGATAGCGATA ttGATAAGCAGGGCCTAGAGGACCAGCGGTTCCTCTCCTGTGCAAAGGGAAGACAGCGTGGGGATTGTGAGAACATCAGAGGCCTGGGGGCAACCACAGGGAGGTGCCAATGGAGACAGGGCTCTGCAAAAG GAATATCAGAAAGTTATTCCACCTGCTCCCCTGACCTCCGCACGTGCCCTGATGGCTTTTGTGATGCAGTTGAAAGCAAAGACGCATCAATTTGTCCTCAGGATTGTACAC TTGAACCCGTTATAGGTGGTCATGAGAAGGGCATCCCGTCTGGCATTAGAGCTGGCCATGGAACCTGCTACTGCTACTCTGAAAAATGCTTCTGTGAGAAGGATGATGTAGAGG AGGCCATGTGTGACGAGGTCTGCAAGACCGTCATTGCCACCGCCGTGCTGCTCTCCTTCATCGTCtccatcctcctgtcctcctaCTTCATCCATCGTTACCACAAGAACTCCCCCAAGCCGCCCATCACCTCGGCTGAGATGACCTTCCGGCGGCCCGCACAATCCTACCCAATCAGCTACTCCGCTAACAACATGCGCCGCGGCTCGTTGGACTCCATGGAGAACCAAGTAGCCATTGACACCTTCAAAATACCC GAGGATCCCAAATGGGAATTTCCACGCAAAAACCTGGTGCTGGGCAAAACGTTAGGAGAAGGGGAGTTTGGGAAGGTTGTCAAGGCGACTGCATTCCGGCTGAAAGGAAAGGCTGGTTACACCACAGTAGCTGTGAAAATGCTTAAAG ACCACGCCTCACATAGTGAACTGCGGGACCTCCTGTCAGAATTCACCTTACTGAAGCAAGTCAACCATCCACACGTCATCAAGATGTACGGCGCCTGCAGCCAGGATG GTCCAATGTATCTGATTGTAGAATATGCCAAATATGGGTCACTGCGCAACTTCCTGCGTGAGAGCCGAAAGGTGGGACCCAGCTACATGTCAGGCAACGATGCCAACCGCAACTCGAGCTACCTGGAGAATCCAGATGAGAGGGCACTCACCATGGGCGACCTGATCTCCTTCACCTGGCAGATCTCCAGGGGCATGCAGTACCTGGCTGAAATGAAG CTTGTTCACAGGGACCTCGCTGCAAGAAATGTCCTAGTTGCAGAGGGCCGTAAGATGAAGATTTCAGACTTTGGTTTGTCCCGGGACGTGTATGAGGAAGACTCATATGTGAAGAGGAGCAAG GGTCGAATCCCAGTGAAATGGATGGCAATAGAATCCTTGTTTgatcacatttacacaacacaaaGTGACGT CTGGTCCTTTGGTGTGCTGTTGTGGGAGATTGTGACACTGGGTGGAAACCCGTACCCAGGCATCGCCCCTGAACGCCTATTTAACCTCCTCAAGACTGGCTACAGGATGGAGAAACCAGAGAACtgtactgaggaaat GTATAATCTGATGCTTCGATGCTGGAAACAGGAGTCAAACAAAAGGCCCATATTCATAGACATCAGCAAAGAACTGGAGAAGATGATGGTGAAAAACCGG GATTACCTGGACCTGGCAGCGTCTACGCCAGCCGACACCCTACTGTACGACGACGCCCTCTCCGAAGAGGACACGCCCCTAGTGGACAGCAATAATGCCCCTCTCCCTCGAACCATTCCCTCCACATGGATTGAAAACAAGCTCTATG GCATGTCATACCCGAACTGGCCTGAGAAGAGCCCGGTACTGCTCAACAGACTTGATGCCACTAACCCAGTCTTTACAAGATATGCCAATGATAGTGTTTATGCAAACTGGATGGCTTTGCCTTCACCCGCAAAAATTGTGGACAAGCTTGATAGTTAA